The following proteins are encoded in a genomic region of Streptomyces sp. NBC_01723:
- a CDS encoding transporter substrate-binding domain-containing protein, which yields MTTGAHDTLEAVRERGRVRAVVSQGIRGLSLPDGQGSWTGLDADVARAVAAAVTGDAEAVEWLPTDPAERLTRLVSGAADVATCNLSWTLGREAAQPVLFAGVTCYDGEGFLVRGADGISRPEQLDGLRVATQEGTTTAGNLAAWFGARGLRVEPVAYPTPAEALAGYADGACAAYVLDRIALAGARATLPRPEEHTVLETAISREPMALAVRDDDPGWFRVCRWVLQLLVGAEDAVREQGSRRAADEVAGLAGKHGPALGLDEDWARRVLDAVGTYGDVYERNLGAASGLRVSRGANALWTDGGLHYPLPLH from the coding sequence GTGACGACCGGAGCGCACGACACACTGGAAGCGGTACGTGAGCGCGGCAGGGTCCGGGCGGTGGTCAGCCAGGGGATCCGCGGGCTGTCCCTGCCGGACGGGCAGGGCTCGTGGACCGGGCTGGACGCGGACGTGGCCCGCGCGGTGGCCGCGGCGGTGACCGGCGACGCCGAGGCCGTCGAGTGGCTGCCCACGGACCCCGCCGAGCGGCTGACACGGCTCGTCTCGGGCGCGGCGGACGTGGCCACCTGCAATCTGTCGTGGACCCTCGGGCGCGAGGCCGCCCAGCCCGTCCTGTTCGCCGGGGTCACCTGCTACGACGGAGAGGGCTTCCTGGTCCGGGGTGCGGACGGGATATCCCGCCCTGAGCAACTGGACGGGCTGCGCGTCGCCACCCAGGAGGGGACCACCACCGCGGGCAACCTGGCGGCCTGGTTCGGCGCGCGCGGGCTGCGGGTCGAGCCCGTCGCGTACCCCACTCCCGCCGAGGCGCTGGCCGGTTACGCGGACGGCGCGTGCGCGGCCTACGTCCTGGACCGCATCGCGCTGGCCGGTGCCCGCGCCACGCTGCCCCGGCCGGAGGAGCACACGGTGCTGGAGACCGCCATCTCCAGGGAGCCCATGGCGCTCGCCGTCCGCGACGACGACCCGGGCTGGTTCCGGGTGTGCCGCTGGGTGCTGCAGCTCCTCGTCGGCGCCGAGGACGCCGTCCGCGAGCAGGGCTCGCGGCGGGCCGCGGACGAGGTCGCCGGCCTGGCGGGCAAGCACGGCCCGGCGCTGGGCCTGGACGAGGACTGGGCACGCCGTGTGCTGGACGCCGTCGGTACCTACGGCGATGTCTACGAGCGCAACCTCGGCGCCGCGTCCGGCCTGCGGGTGAGCCGCGGCGCCAACGCCCTGTGGACCGACGGTGGCCTGCACTACCCGCTGCCCCTGCACTGA
- a CDS encoding methylaspartate mutase, whose protein sequence is MTMSSDLARALPARPVSARPSPVVPAHGRFSRFVRRSHEQGHLVVQPRMGFADVATMRRGLEAVRGVRGASVGTVTVDSYTRVNDHASARRALERGDDLNGYPVVAHGTEETRRLLAGVSGDDFPVQFRHGSALPQELFGALARIGADATEGGPVSYCLPYSRVPLPEATAAWAQCCRILADQPETMHLESFGGCMLGQLCPPSLLIALSILEGMFFRENGVRSVSVSYAQQTSPGQDLEALDALRRLAGQWLGDVDWHVVLYTYMGVFPRTPVGAYRMLEDSVRLAVRSGTERLIVKTAVEAHRIPTIDENVDALEFAAAVASDEQRHGPAEESIQQTGVYEEARQLITSTLRFGDDVGSALVEAFARGHLDVPFCLHQDNANRSRAAIDPAGTLRWCHPGAMPVTGSDGYGRAPVTARSLIDMLGYNERRFDREQLVGAAARGML, encoded by the coding sequence GGCCGCTTCTCCCGCTTCGTCCGGCGCAGCCATGAGCAGGGACACCTGGTGGTGCAGCCCCGGATGGGTTTCGCCGACGTGGCGACGATGCGTCGCGGCCTCGAGGCGGTGCGAGGAGTGCGGGGCGCGTCGGTCGGCACGGTCACCGTCGACAGCTACACCCGCGTCAACGATCACGCATCCGCCCGACGGGCGCTGGAGCGGGGCGACGATCTCAACGGTTACCCCGTGGTGGCCCACGGCACGGAGGAGACCCGCCGCCTGCTCGCGGGCGTGTCCGGCGACGACTTCCCGGTCCAGTTCCGCCACGGCTCGGCGCTTCCGCAGGAACTGTTCGGCGCGCTGGCCCGTATCGGTGCGGACGCCACCGAGGGCGGTCCGGTCTCGTACTGCCTGCCCTACAGCCGCGTGCCGCTGCCGGAGGCCACGGCGGCCTGGGCCCAGTGCTGCCGCATCCTGGCGGACCAGCCGGAGACGATGCACCTGGAGAGCTTCGGCGGCTGCATGCTCGGCCAGCTGTGCCCGCCCAGCCTGCTGATCGCCCTCAGCATCCTGGAGGGGATGTTCTTCCGGGAGAACGGGGTGCGCAGCGTCTCGGTCAGCTACGCGCAGCAGACCAGCCCCGGGCAGGACCTCGAAGCGCTCGACGCGCTGCGCCGCCTCGCCGGCCAGTGGCTCGGGGACGTCGACTGGCACGTGGTGCTCTACACGTACATGGGTGTCTTCCCCCGGACTCCGGTGGGCGCCTACCGGATGCTGGAGGACAGTGTCCGGCTGGCGGTCCGCAGTGGTACCGAACGGCTCATCGTGAAGACCGCCGTGGAGGCGCACCGGATTCCGACCATCGACGAGAACGTCGACGCCCTGGAGTTCGCCGCCGCGGTGGCCTCGGACGAGCAGCGCCACGGCCCGGCCGAGGAATCGATTCAGCAGACGGGCGTCTACGAAGAGGCGCGGCAACTGATCACATCCACGCTGCGCTTCGGCGACGACGTCGGGTCCGCGCTGGTGGAGGCCTTCGCCCGCGGGCACCTGGACGTGCCGTTCTGTCTGCACCAGGACAACGCCAACCGGTCGCGGGCGGCGATCGACCCCGCGGGCACCCTGCGCTGGTGCCATCCGGGCGCGATGCCCGTGACCGGCTCGGACGGATACGGCCGCGCACCGGTGACGGCGCGCTCACTGATCGACATGCTCGGCTACAACGAACGCCGGTTCGACCGCGAGCAGCTGGTCGGCGCGGCGGCGAGGGGGATGCTGTGA